In one Oryza glaberrima chromosome 2, OglaRS2, whole genome shotgun sequence genomic region, the following are encoded:
- the LOC127761321 gene encoding chromatin structure-remodeling complex protein BSH — MKTVSLGAARPSSVKFRMPTRDNLVPIRVDVEVDGQRYRDAFTWNPCDPDSEIISFAKRTAKDLKLPANFVPQMLHSIQGQLAEFRSYEGEEMQIREKIVPLKIDLRINNTVIRDQFLWDIGNLDSDPEEFARTLCDDLNITDPEVGPAIAVSIREQLYEIASQSVSAMREAARVSKKGRRAPEFASNSKAMNNSLDLFKYFGSKGSVVRKRKEWYLYEPVVDVVTNEEVGVTDATEEINSRNA, encoded by the exons atgaagacggtGAGCCTCGGCGCCGCCAGGCCTTCGTCTGTCAAGTTCCGCAT GCCGACGAGGGATAACCTGGTGCCGATACGCGTCGACGTCGAGGTGGACGGCCAGCGCTACAGGGACGCCTTCACCTGGAACCCATGCG ACCCCGACTCGGAGATCATAAGCTTCGCGAAGAGGACGGCCAAGGACCTCAAGCTGCCGGCCAACTTCGTCCCCCAGATGCTCCACTCCATCCAG GGGCAACTGGCCGAGTTCCGTTCCTACGAGGGAGAGGAGATGCAGATCAGGGAGAAGATTGTGCCCCTCAAG ATTGACCTCCGGATAAACAATACTGTAATTAGAGATCAGTTCTTGTGG GATATAGGCAACCTGGATAGTGATCCTGAGGAATTTGCAAGGACGCTATGTGACGATTTGAACATTACAGATCCTGAAGTTGGG CCTGCAATAGCTGTCTCCATCCGCGAGCAGCTTTATGAG ATTGCTAGTCAAAGTGTTTCTGCTATGAGGGAAGCAGCTAGAGTTTCAAAGAAGGGGAGGCGAGCACCAGAATTTGCTTCAAATAG TAAAGCCATGAACAATTCACTAGATCTATTCAAGTATTTCGGCAGCAAAGGGAGTGTCGTTCG GAAAAGGAAGGAATGGTACTTGTATGAGCCTGTTGTAGATGTCGTAACTAATGAAGAAGTTGGAGTAACTGATGCAACAGAGGAGATTAACTCCAG GAATGCATGA